A segment of the Capricornis sumatraensis isolate serow.1 chromosome 8, serow.2, whole genome shotgun sequence genome:
GCGGTCCCAGGCCTCCCCCGGACCGATCCCCACCCCCCGCTCCCTCACCGCGCCATGGTCGCGCCCGTCCCGttacctccccaccccgccccggtgGTTCCGTCCGCCCCACGCTCCGCCcttcccgccccgccccgccccgccccagggaGCTGGCCGGCCCGCTCCGCACCCCGCCCCGGGCAGTGCCGCAGCCCCGCCGTCACCAGACCCTTTCCTCCCTGGCTGGGTGGTACCGCCCGTCCCGGGGAGGTAGCGGGccgcccagcctgctcctcctCCCCGGGCCCGACAGGAACCAAGCCGGCCTCCGCGCGCCTCAGAGCCCCGCGCCCtagcagggaggggaggagggctgggTAGGTCTCGCAGACGACTGCGGGAGCATCTCCCTGACCGGGCCCCCCAAAGCTAGGGTTCGGGTCTTTCCTCAACCTGACGTGCCAAGATGGCGGCGGCACCACGGGTCCGGAGCGGAGGAGGGGCGGGAATGCGAGGAGGGTGGGACGTACCATCCCCACCccgggggagagaggaggaacaCTGCGAGGGCAAAAGGAAGTCCTGCCGGGAAAAGCAAGAAACGCCCCCTCGCTCCACCCATGCGTGGCTCTTTCCCACTCCCCTGGGACCGGGGCCGCGCTCCACCCGCAGGACACGCCCTCTCCCCCCAGGGCCAATGAGAGGAGCCAGCTGGAAGTCTCGGGTTTTATGAATGAGTCCCGCTCTCACCCACCGGTGGCCGGCCTCCCGCCAAAGCGTCCAGTTCAGGGGCAGGCCGGCACCTTAAGACACGTATCATACGGCAGGGAATTATAATCGGCAGGGAATTATAATCGTCTTACTCTCTGGTTCACTCGGTGAAATCTTTCAGTAAACTGCCCACGCTTTCTTCATAATTCCTCTCGGAATTATGTTTTATGTTGGACACAAATCGTGGATCAACATTGTTCTGTATGGGAATTCAATACTCAGCACAGGTGGCTCTTTACAcagttacaaaaataaatgtagtttttattaccaagtaataaaataaaagacataatTAACCCTAGTATAGGGAAGCAGGATAAGGTGTTAAATGGAATAACAAGTGTATGTTACTTTCTCTCTGGGGAAAGACTGGGTTTTAAGCGTAACAGTGTGGCAGCATAAGTGCTCAAAAAATGTAAATCCAAATTAGTTTAAGAATTAGGAATTAGCAGAACAAGGAACTAGCCCAGCTAATGTGTGGATCAAGAGTGCCTAGGACTCCTGAGTCAAATGAGAACTTCTGGTAGGAGACAGGAAAAGGATGAAGACAGGAGACTGATCCTatgagtttggatttttttttttttttaatacctgactaaaaaataataccaaacaACTCCTGAAAACCTAGACTCATAATAAGATTACTACATGATAAAAGGGAAAGCATGAAATAAACAGCTTCCACTATACTTTAAGAGCCAGGGTACATACTGAGTTCAGTCCTAACTCCTAAAATGATTTGACTTCATTTCTGCACTGCCCACACATCAGAGACTATAAGCTGTGTAAAAAGGACAGATACCCTAGATCCTATCAATAAACCCTGGGCCCCTCCAAAATCTGCCAGAtttgcagaggaaagaaaagcTGACCTGCCTTGCTGTGTTACTGGATAACAAGATACAATGAGGTTCTATTACATAGTAAAGTCACTTACCAAACAAGATATTCTCACAAAGCTAACTTTTTTCCAAAAgatgtaaaaattataatttatacatatacactatATTTTACAGTCTGATAGTTCAAATAGTTAAACAGTTCATTTAGGGGGtttttgtgggggttttttgcattgttttcccttccagattctttgtcactgccTTGGCTCTGCCCTAATCTGACATCATTCTGTCACATCTACTAAATCAAGTTAAGTATTCATTTACCTTGGTAAGAACAATCTTTCTGGGTGATTCAGAGGGGAGAGGTTTCTGAAAGGTCCAGTCTATTCTGAGGTGGTAGAGTTAGTTAAGTCTTTTCACACAGGTGGAGGGAAGAGGCATAGGGAGGCTCCCTCCAGAGTAAGATGAGTGCTCACACCTAGATGTTCCAGTGCCTACCCACTGAAAAAAACCACTCTGCACCCAGCAAAAGTTACCGAGGGTCCCATAGAGCAAGTCACACTGGTTCTCAAAAGAACTGAGCTGTTTCTGGAATCCATGAAGGAAAGTCACTTTGAACAGTGGTGGTTTGACATCTGTGAAAGAAGCCATTTGAACTCttataaagagaatttttaaggGATCAGCAGCCTCCCTGGAAATTTCAGGAAAACCAGCAAGACAGGGGATGGCTTTCATCTTTTCATAAAGTTCTTCTCCAGAGCTACTGAGGTTCTCTGGAGAGAGTAAATATTCCGCTTCACCCGATCTTCCAGAGAGGAGGTAGATGCGCTCTCTAGCTTCATGCGGCTGGAAAGAGAAGACAGGGGAAAATTAAGTAACAACATTTGTCAACTGGTCAACTACCTGGCAGAATTAGAAGAAACATGTTGCTACCCATAAAGGGGCTGTAGAAACACAAGCTCTCTTTAAGTCCACATAGATAAGTTTTGAGTAACTCCAGCTGGAACTCAATTTTTTACAAATTTGTAAGGGAAAATTTATCTGTTCTGGAAAATAAGTCCAATCCTCATTTGAAAAAGGCTTCCTGAGCCTTGAATTCTTAGAAGGACAAGAAGATTCAGTAAAATACCAATTCATTTCTCCTCCCCTCAAATCAAAAACATCCCCCTGTCTGGTGAGAAAAGCAACAGAGGTCTGGGGGCTGAGCTCCTCACGAACACAGAAACACTGGGAACACAGTGACTGAACCAGTTTTTCTGACTGCCTCTTTGGGACCATGGCCATGAACGCTGTTAGGCAGGGAAAAGATGCACTCACTGGATAAACTTCCCATCCCGGGAGTCTAGCTTCTCCAGCCTCTGCTCCCGCTCGTCATCCTTGGCATGCCTCTTGAGGATGTTCAGCCTCTCTTCCTCTCGCCACTTGGCGTTTTCCATCATCTCTTGCCTTTTTCGCTCCAGCTCCTCTGATGAGAGCTTTCTGTTGAACACAAAAATTACCCTAAGGCCTACTTCTCTCCcagccaaaaaatagaaatacccCAGGAAGAGAAACCAGGTAGGACCCAGATTCTCCAGCCCATAGCTCTCTTCCCTTGTAAATGCCCAGCCCAGTGCCACACTTAGCAagagtttccttccttcctaacaACTTGATCAGGTGGTTTCACTCAAATTTCACGACTTTTAGTGAAGGAATCCATACTCTCATTCAATAATCTCTAATTATTCTGAAAcaatacataataaaaactaaTCAGGAGCCTCCATCTATGGCAATCATATTCCAGTTGTTTGTTTAACAACTTATAGAAGAACAGGGAACCAAGTTTATCCATGTGATGGTTGATATCTACCACCTACCCACTGGAGATGCTTAGAAGTTCATGGACATAGCTCATGAGTATACCATTCAGGACTAAGCTAGAAGCAAGCTGCCTGAAGAATTTAACTTAGTCTCAGTAGATAGGTCTTCTTTCCTAGTACTCACTGCAAATGAAGAGCAAGAAGAGGAAATGAACCAGCTCAATCACTATTTACCAATGTAAGACATCCAAATCCATTGTTTCTCAAATTGGTGTGATATACAGATCCccctttaaaaggaaaaataattatcgGAGTCCCATAAGGAGTTGGGAGCCtaattttgagaaataaactTAAGATACTAAAAATCTGACAGTTATCTATAGCGAAGTGAAGACTCCCCTTCAAAACCCCACtaactaaaaagaaaatggaagaggaaataACTCTAGATAAGACATATGTGAACAAACTGTCATAAGACACAAGAAGATGAAGGAGTGGTAACCACTTTAACAGATTAGAGGACACGGAATCCTAAGTGCCTGATACTGATCAGAAGCAATTCACACTGTAAAATCCAGGAGAGCTTCAGGTACTATAGGCTCTAATACTTTGGAGTGTGGTCCACAAGGATGAAAACAAGTCTATATAAGGAACAATTAAGACAACCTGGGATCCTCATGCCTGACTCGGGGGAAGTCAGTGACTGCTCTCTCAAGCATCTACAGGAGACCCTCTAGAGGGTAGACTCTGGTAGCTTCTAGAGAAATTGAACCACACAGGAGAACCACaccagacagctacatgtaaaagaataggatcagaacattttctcacagcacatacaaaaaaaaaactcacaatggattaaagacccaaatataaaaccagaaaccataaaactcctacaaGAAAACAGGCagtacattctttgacataagtcatagcaatttttttttaatctatctgctcaggcaaaggaaacagaagcaaaaataaacaaatgggaccagattaaactcaaaagctcttgaacagcaaaagaaattatcaacaaaacaaaaaaaaattactgaatgggaaaaaatatatttgcaaataacaTGACTGACAAAGAGTTAATATTCAGATTATATAAACAGCTCAAACAACTCAACAGCAGAACACACAACCCAACTAAAAAATGAGTAGaagacctgaagagacatttttccaaagaatatatacagatggttaacatgcacataaaaagatgctcaatactgctaaacatcagagaaaaacagatcaaaaccacaacgtggtatcacttcacacccgaAGAATGGCTagcatcaaaaagaccacaaataacacgttggtgaagatgtggagaaacggGAGAAGCTTCATCTTTTCGACTGACAAGAAAGGTGTTTCAGATCACTAATTAAAACATTCAAAAGAgaactcaaaaaaaattttaaattcttgcaGAATTCTCAGACCCTTGAGGAAATATCCCGTGACTCTCAATCTGAGAAACAATATAAATAGTGCTAAGAAAGGTTTTACGGCcgtaatctttctttcttttttcagtacCCTAATCTTGGTTACATCTTTAGTGTTCAACTACCTGGAACACCAAACCAAAGCAAAGAGATCACAAAACCCATCCTTTCCAGTTTCTGTGTTTCCATTCTTGGAAGACTGAGATCTTGAGATCTCTTTTGAAGACTTgagatcactttttaaaaaaaaatttattgaaatattggTCCATTGGTCCTACACAGTAGGAACCTGTTTATTCTAACTCTTTCTAAATCataaaattcaacaaaaattCTAACAGCACTAAGAAAAGGTTGACAAAGTGAGACAAATTCAAGTGATGGCAGATggcaaaagagacagaaaaacaaagcaggatCTGAAAAAGCAGGCCTTGCACTGACCAAgagtcttaaaatatattttaaaaaaaaacaacatatagTCATGAGCATCCACCCCTAAGAAGAGCATGGATTACAGCACAGCTGAAGAAGTGACCCAGCGACACCAAGAGGAGATTAAATAACATGCAGTATACCCTCCCCCTCTGGAAGGCAGggaaatatgtaatattttggaAAGTTGCCAATCAAAATTAAACCTTAAACTTAGGGAATCAGGCAATTAAGAGTTAAAAGGGACCTTAGGGTCTGCATCTCTTCTAATGCCATAGTGAATGAAAGAGGTTATTATGAACTCAGTGATTTTTCAGTGCTGGTTGTGTACTGGAATTACTGAGgttattcatgtccattgagttgctgatccTAGCTACGCATCTCATCCTCCCAGAAATTACGTCATAGGAGCCGCCAGGGAATGGGATTTTGGGTTTTCTTTAAGCTTttcaggtgattctaatatgcagcCAACTGGGGAGGCAGTTAAAGAAGTACACAAAAGTtgcccaactctttttttttttttgccaaatcttagttcctccaccaggaattgaacccaagccctcagcagggaaagtgtggagtcctaaccactggaccactagggaattccttcATCTAATAACTTCCAAGAGCAATTGAGACCCTTTGGGACAGCCTCTCAAGGGCACAGCCAACTCCACTCAGGTTCCAAGACTGTACGTCTATGTTCTGTCAGACCCAAGCCATACCTAACTCAAACGCAGAGTTGATCTTAGGGCGTTTGCCCTCAAAGAGACCACCCTGCTTCCCTTTCAGCTGATGCCTCAAGAAAGGAGCACTCTTAAGAAAAGCTTCCTGTGGAAATCTCTGTGAGAATAACAGCGGTTTACAGATGTTGACAGAGTCACTTAGTGAATTGGTCATTAGTTCAATAGTTCAAAACTATTTACTTTGTCCTTTCAATGTGATTCACatgcagtggggagagggggtaGGGTGGATGGTTAAAAGTTAACAAGTGGAATAAGAAAGGGGTAAACAAAAAGGGTGATACAGATTATCCTCTTGCCCTGGTCTGAGCCACTCCTAGACTCCTGCCTGGGAGTCTAAAGTGAACCTCCTGGGCTCTGGACTCACCTGGTGTACCCAGGAGCATACCGCCTTTGGTAAACCTCCTTTTTAGGAGACGGGCTCTTACTTCGGCCTCTGTCTTTCCTGTTTACCTTAGAGTTGTGCCTGTAACAGATACAGAcggcagagaggagaaaagctTTTTCAATATAGGGGCTTCTATCATGTCCTtcaaaagatggaagaaaagctaacagCTTCAGAATCATAAcccaaaatgaagaaaacagaggaaaaaactggaagaaaaataaaggcataaGGATACATAAGATTTGATATTACTCTCACTCCAGAGATTCCACACATACAAATATGTAGTTCTAGAAATTTGggctttacattaaaaaaaaaaaaagtaacaataataacaaagcaAAGCCATTTGGAAGAGTTGATGAACAGATATGGCCAACAGCAAAGCCCAGCTGTGACCAGGCCCCCACACCCACAGGTCATTGCCCACTGAATTCCCACACTCACGGCTTGCTTGGCCTTGGGGACCGAGACCTTCTGCCAGGGGATCGGGACCTCCTATCCCGGGACCCTGCTTCCTTGGTGCTCTTCTTGCTGGTATGTCTGGGAGGTGAGGAAGAGGAGCTCCTGGACCTGGAATAATTTTTCAACCCATGCGCTCCCTTTCGTTCAGCCATCAGAGAACCCTGCAGTCCCTGGCTATGGTCGGAGTTCCTGACCTGTATCatcaaggaaaggaaggaaagctgTATGCAGGAAGATCCAGCAGCTCAGAAGATGCAGTgaaacaagaaaatgaataaacactGAGGTCCTATACGGGGCCAACTGGGTATTCCAATCCCATCATACGGTTATCACTGAGAGCTACATACACTAAGGAAAGttatcctctgctgctgctgatgctgctaagtcgcttcagctgtgtccaactcttcgcgaccccatggactgcagcctaccaggctcctccgtccatgggattttccaggccagagtactggagtggggtgccatcgccttctccgaaagtCATCCTCAGAATGCCCTAAAAGGATGTATCACCCAAGCACTTAAATTGGCCTGGCTCTTCTCTACAGCCTGAGGGGGAGTAGGAGGCAGAACATGGAGGAAAGGacctgaggggaaaaaaggagtcCAGAGGGATGTACATTTATTAAAAAGTCATCAACCCGGACACTTAAAATGTATGCATTTCATGTAAATTACCTGCAGAGGGAAGGGGGGATGCCTAAATGCCCATTATGGTTTAGCCCCTCTACTCAGAGGGACTACAGCTTCGTGAGAGGCTCAGGAGTAAGGAAGGGGCCTGTTCCCCAGCAATCCCAGCCTCTGCTGCCCAAACTCCCTTCTTTCTGTGTGTATGACCGGCTGCTAAAAATGCTCTGTGtccatgcagcaacatggatggactcagagactgtcatactgagggAAAtaaaagtcagacaaagaagaaatattgtatgacatccctgatatgcagaatctaaaaatgatagaaatgaaactgtttacaaaatagaaaaagactcacagacttagagaacgaacttatggttgccagggggaaagattgggggaaggaatagttagggagtttggaatggacaggtacacactgctatatttaaaatggataaccaataagggtCTACTgtatatagcactgggaactctgctcaatgttatgtggcagcttggatgggaggggagtttggaggagagtggatacatgtatatatatggctgagtccctctgctgtacacctgaaactatcataacatcagctatactccaaaataaaataaaaagttaaaaaaaaaaaatgctctataTCCAAAAAGGCTGCCAGGTTGGCACGTTCCATGGCCCCACGGTCACTCCCTTTGAGAAGCCATATCCTTACCTGTAACCCATATCCAGGGACTTTGCACAAAACAGAGGGAGAATTTGCCATCCTCTTTTGAGATCTAAGAGATTAAACACATAGTCATTGAGAAAGAAGACGCCTAAAGGTCCAGTTTACAGCTCTGTGCCGAAATGTGCTTCCTGTTTCAAATGTGacctctcccacctcctggcTCTCACGTGGGAGTGTGTTTCTCTATCTCTGCTGGAAGATGCATCAGCACAGTCATGTTTTTCCTGTGAAAAACCGTGGGCCTCACTTTTCAGCTCCAGCGCCCGAGCACATTCTCCTCTCACCTCGTGCTGCTATTCTAGGGACTCTGAGTCAGCAGCGACAGCGCTGGCGGCTCCCGCAGAGAAGACACAGAACAAGCCCAGATGGGCCCattaatgcattaaaaaaaagaaaaagcctccataaaacccactccagtcttggtGGAATCAAGAGCTGAAATGAGGGactgccctggcagtccagcggttaagattctgagcttaaAATACACGAAGCGCAGGTCCCATCCCTcatcgaggaactaagatcccacatgtcatgcagTGCGACCAAgaagtacataaataaataaaataaaaaagagctgAAAGTCGCATCCAGGACGTCTGATTTAGGACTGACACAGTGGCAGCCAGCCCTGCTGGGGATCTTGCCAGCACCTCTAGGAACTCTAATGCTAGCTGGcaactccatgggcagagagcCAGAGGGTGCCAGTGCCCTCCACTGAGCCCCCAGAACCTAGCGGTTCTCGGTCCAGAGCAGGCGCTCATCCACTTCTGTGGAATGAATGAGAGTGAGTGAATCAATGGTGCAGGAGGCCGCTCAGCGCTCTCACCTCCCGCGGCTGCGCTCATCCTCGCTGCTGCAACGATCGCTGCCTGGGCTTCTGTGCTTATGTTTCTtgtgcttctttttcttctccttctttttcttcttctcctttttttccagaCTCATTTGCAACTAGAAAATACCCAGAACATAAGCATGTAAGATTATCCAGACCTGTCAGCCTCTCTGAGGGTCACGTGGAAAGTGCCTGACTTCAGGTTTCTGGGTCTACAGGGGCTTGGGGACATGATCAATCAGCCACCCCATGCTGACAACAGTGGAGGGTCCTGACCCTGGTTGTGCAGAAACACCCACTAGACTACTGAATGGACtttctggtgggtggggctgggaatCTGTGTTTTGAAACAGTCCCCAGAACCACTGCCTAGGAATTTCTATTCTGTCAAAAGAATCCAACTCCACTGAAAGTAATTAGGGACTGCAAGatcaatttttaaacttttcttaacCAGCTGATCCAAGAAACATGCACATaaagggagtttaggggagaatggaaacATATGTATGTAAAGCTGAGTCCTCTGCGGTCACCCTGACACTGTCACAACAATCGGCTACACtccaaacataaaataaaaagttaaaaaaaaaaaaagaaacagccacATAATATGTGGATGATGAATGGGCCCTAATGATGAATGGGATACCACCTGATCTCCTGAACACAGTGTACAATCATGCTTTCCAAAGGCATATCCCAATACCCATCTTTTTCTGGAAGAATGACATCACATGCTGCatttccaaccaaaagacataaaagagaaaatcaagtaTAACTAAGCTTGATATAAGATTGCATAAAATCACCAGGAGACAGTCTCTAAAAGACAAAGACATTTAAAGCCATTCTGTTTTCCCTCTCATAATaaatggagagaaggaaagaaaagaataaatggagAGGAGTTCTCATGTTAAGTAGCTCTTAATGCTTACATAATGCACTACTTACCAattctttgattttcttcattttcacagGATTATTCAatacttctcttttcttctcctcctctttcttcctaaagaaagagaagttataaaaattatgattatttcTTCAGAAAGGGAATTAAGGCATTCATTCTACTCTCCCTAACTCTATGCAGCAATCTTTTTTCTAAATGCAGGCAGACAAGCCCTATGCTGCAATCTGCATGATGGTGTGAAAGTCAGAAATCTTCCCCAAGTCTGCATGAGGGATTGCGTATTGCGGGTCAAGTCCACACCGGCTCCTTGTTGTGCAAGAAAGTGAGTTTGGTCTGTTGCTTGTTAAGCTTCATGCTCAGGGCTTCCCAACTGGTCAAGTAAATGTATGTCATCTTGTGTATCAAACATATGCAGCATTTCAATACTACCTCCACTGTTTAGCATCATAACTCATTGAAAAGTAAAGAGAATGGATTCCTCTTTAAAGAAGCCTTATTCTCATATATTCATAGGAAGATAAACAGGTCAATTTTCCTGGAGGACAATTTGGCAACATTTATCACAGCCTGTACATACTCATAAAGTCTTCAGTCTTATAAATGCTTCCTCAAGAATTTATTATTGAAGGGATATAATCAAGGAAGGTCACTAAAAAGTTGTTCATATTAGAATGACATAAGCCTGGAACAAGTTAGGGATTTAATAggagaatattaataaaataaattatggtatatccgtacaatatagatattaaaaatgttataaaagcgtggtcagcaataaaaaaagatgCCCCATATATATGATTAGGTGGAAAAAAtgagtttataaaataatatgcatatttatacaccgatgttcatagcagtattattcataatagctaaaaggaGGAAATAATCCAGATGGGCAtgagagatgaatggattaaaaaatgtgGTATAAACATGCAACTGACTATCATTCAGccttagaaaagaaggaaatcctgataCAACCTAagtgaaccttgaagacattatacgAAGTGAAATAAGCCACTCACAAAAAAGCAAATACTGAACGATTTCACTTGTATGAGGCTCAGAATAGTCCAACAATAGGAATGGAAAATACAATAGTGGGCCCCAGGGACTGCGGGGGAGGGGAAATGGAgcgttgtttaatgggtatagattttcagttttgtaagatgaggactttcctggtggcctagAGGTTAGAATTCCGGGCTTTCACTTTGGTGGCCTGGGCTCaactcctggttggggaagatccagTAAgcctcacaaaaaaaaaaaagaaacaaagagatgaAAAACTTCTGGAGATTGACTGCACAATAATCCAAACACCCTACTACTGAACTGTATACATAAAATGGTTTAAATGGGAAATTGTACATCATgtgcattttaccacaatttttaaaacagaaactctGACACATGTTATATAATATGGATAAACCTTGATGACATAATGCTGAGTGAAATAGGCCAgtcacaaaaaaaataaataccatatgattccacttatatgagtaATTAGAGTatactcatagaaacagaaagtagaagtgGTTGCCAGGAACTAGGAAGAGGAGGGAATGGGGACTTATTGTTTAAGGAGTATAAGGTTTCAGTtgcaaagatgaaaaagctctggaGAAGGACGGGTGggggtgatggttgcacaacagtgtgaatgtgccTACTGCCACTGAGCTGTACAGTTTAGAACAGTTaacatggtaaattttatgttatgcatattttactacaaaatgggagaaaatatgtacatataaagatatataaataagaaataaacatttttcaatgTTCTATCTTACATCCTTGAAATAAaattatgcaaattaaaacacacacacacacacacacacacacgctacaTGATTTTATTTAACACCCAAAATGCAGCTTTACTTTGATCTGTTCTAAGATTTCAAGTAAGAttctaaagtttctttttaaagggtTCTgctatgaaaacaaacaaacaaagggagggagagaggggaggggaaaagaactctatcagttcagtagctcagtcatgtccaactctttgcggtcccatgaatcgcagcagccaggcctccctgtccatcaccaactcccagagttcactcaaactcatgtccatcgagttggtgatgccatccagccatcttatcctctgtcgtcccattctgctcctgcccccaatccctcccagcatcagagtcttttccaatgagtcaactcttcacatgaggtggccaaagtattggagtttcagcttcaacatcagtccctccaatgaacacccaggactgatctcctttagaatggactggttggatctccttgtagtccaagggcctctcaagagtcttctccaacaccagagttcaaaagcatcaattcttcggcactcagctttcttcacagtccaactttcacatccatacatgaccactggaaaaac
Coding sequences within it:
- the CWC25 gene encoding pre-mRNA-splicing factor CWC25 homolog — its product is MGGGDLNLKKSWHPQTLRNVEKVWKAEQKHEAERKKIEELQRELREERAREEMQRYAEDVGAVKKKEEKLDWMYQGPGGMVNRDEYLLGRPIDKYVFEKMEEKEAGCSSETGLLPGSIFAPSGANSLLDMASKIREDPLFIIRKKEEEKKREVLNNPVKMKKIKELLQMSLEKKEKKKKKEKKKKHKKHKHRSPGSDRCSSEDERSRGRSQKRMANSPSVLCKVPGYGLQVRNSDHSQGLQGSLMAERKGAHGLKNYSRSRSSSSSPPRHTSKKSTKEAGSRDRRSRSPGRRSRSPRPSKPHNSKVNRKDRGRSKSPSPKKEVYQRRYAPGYTRKLSSEELERKRQEMMENAKWREEERLNILKRHAKDDEREQRLEKLDSRDGKFIHRMKLESASTSSLEDRVKRNIYSLQRTSVALEKNFMKR